One segment of Rosa chinensis cultivar Old Blush chromosome 6, RchiOBHm-V2, whole genome shotgun sequence DNA contains the following:
- the LOC121050108 gene encoding zinc finger protein 7-like produces MISHGEAESEIVLGKEQNRYANSDDNNEETEDLNQGEWLNLSLGGNLLSTEGDTDSQSRPASGKVFSCNFCMRKFFSSQALGGHQNAHKRERGAARRYQSQRMMSMMGFPFNTSTLRSLNVQPHSLVHKPSRYETALVARFNDAKTRFSMMPFTLDDVMDSMWPGSFRLDPLELEPQSEPCKLDLNLRL; encoded by the coding sequence ATGATCTCCCACGGAGAAGCAGAAAGCGAGATAGTACTAGGGAAAGAGCAAAACAGATATGCAAACAGCGATGATAAcaatgaagaaacagaagatCTTAATCAAGGAGAGTGGCTGAACCTGAGCCTAGGTGGGAATTTGCTCTCAACAGAAGGAGACACTGACTCGCAGTCAAGACCAGCTTCAGGCAAGGTTTTCTCCTGTAACTTCTGCATGAGGAAGTTCTTCAGCTCCCAGGCATTAGGAGGTCACCAGAACGCccacaagagagagagaggtgcagCTAGAAGATATCAATCTCAAAGAATGATGTCCATGATGGGCTTTCCCTTCAATACTTCAACGCTTCGATCGCTCAACGTTCAGCCCCATTCACTTGTGCACAAGCCAAGCAGATATGAAACTGCACTTGTAGCAAGATTTAATGATGCCAAGACAAGGTTTAGCATGATGCCTTTCACACTTGACGATGTAATGGATTCGATGTGGCCAGGCAGCTTCCGCTTGGATCCACTAGAATTAGAGCCACAATCAGAGCCATGCAAGCTCGATTTAAATCTTCGACTCTGA
- the LOC112172786 gene encoding uncharacterized protein LOC112172786 isoform X1 — translation MALRSAGSLSRSLASTARVSLHRSAPTLRRLRPPTAPATRRFSFTSPRNLGELGCTQSLLHMRAATCLTSHLTVNARACCELSHGTFCRTCQDR, via the exons atggcTTTGCGCTCAGCTGGTTCGCTCTCTCGGTCCTTGGCCTCCACCGCTAGGGTTTCGCTCCACCGCTCCGCCCCAACTCTCCGGCGCCTCCGCCCGCCTACCGCTCCGGCCACTCGCCGCTTCTCCTTCACCTCTCCCAG GAACTTGGGAGAACTGGGATGCACACAGTCGCTGCTGCATATGCGAGCTGCAACATGCCTCACATCTCACCTGACTGTCAATGCGCGTGCTTGTTGCGAGTTGTCCCACGGTACCTTCTGCCGTACTTGTCAGGATCGCTAG
- the LOC112172786 gene encoding uncharacterized protein LOC112172786 isoform X2 codes for MALRSAGSLSRSLASTARVSLHRSAPTLRRLRPPTAPATRRFSFTSPRNLGELGCTQSLLHMRAATCLTSHLTVNARACCELSHGT; via the exons atggcTTTGCGCTCAGCTGGTTCGCTCTCTCGGTCCTTGGCCTCCACCGCTAGGGTTTCGCTCCACCGCTCCGCCCCAACTCTCCGGCGCCTCCGCCCGCCTACCGCTCCGGCCACTCGCCGCTTCTCCTTCACCTCTCCCAG GAACTTGGGAGAACTGGGATGCACACAGTCGCTGCTGCATATGCGAGCTGCAACATGCCTCACATCTCACCTGACTGTCAATGCGCGTGCTTGTTGCGAGTTGTCCCACG ggACTTGA